AATCGGCAACTCTATTGCTTTACAGGTTTTTTGCATTATAATACTGATTGTCTTACGACTCCAATTCAAATTGGAAAGCTGCATCCTGCGGATGTCACTAACTCTTAAACCAAGACGAACAATGAGAAGCAGTATTGCAAAGTCACGCTTACCCTTCGGGTCTCCCCTATCAATAATGGACAATAGTTTTTTTACATCTTCTGTTTTCCATGAGTAAGGAATAAAGGCATTCCGTAGGATTCTTATATGCGGTAAAGATGAGGCAATATCTATTTTTATAAATCCTGCTTCCTTCAGGAAAGATAAATAGTTACGCAACACATATACAACAGTGGCTACATACTTTGGTTTTGATTCTTCATAGTTAGCTAAAAACTTAGAAATAAGAACTGATGTGATCTTGCCTGAATTAGATATACCTTTTTCATCAAGGAAAGTGAGAAGTTTATGTATTATGTTATTGTTACATACTATAGTTGCATCTGCATAATTACGTTCTTGATATTCTTGTTGAAACTGCTTATATTCTTTCTCAAAGCCAGGTGGACAAATAAATGGTTGTATATGTGATCGAATAAAGAAGGATAGTTCGCCAGTTTCCATAAAGATTAGAAGATTTTGAACAGGTTTCATCACCCTACCTGTTTTACGGTCGGAAGACCCCCAGAATCCCTGGAGTTTAGTGCCAGTTTTACACTTAATATAATCCATTCCAACCTCTTCTGTTAATTTTGTGATGTTTTTTTCCTTCATGAACTTTAGGAGGCTGTTAAGTACACCTCGATGATTTTTGATGGTGGAAATGGCATATTCGCGTTCTGCCATTATTTTTACAACCGAGTTAATTGCATTGCTGATAGATTGTAAGTTATCCAAAATAATACTCATCCTTTCTTTTTATAGATAAGATAAGTATTGCCATATTATGGTGAGTGTTTTATGATA
The genomic region above belongs to Clostridium swellfunianum and contains:
- a CDS encoding site-specific integrase — protein: MAEREYAISTIKNHRGVLNSLLKFMKEKNITKLTEEVGMDYIKCKTGTKLQGFWGSSDRKTGRVMKPVQNLLIFMETGELSFFIRSHIQPFICPPGFEKEYKQFQQEYQERNYADATIVCNNNIIHKLLTFLDEKGISNSGKITSVLISKFLANYEESKPKYVATVVYVLRNYLSFLKEAGFIKIDIASSLPHIRILRNAFIPYSWKTEDVKKLLSIIDRGDPKGKRDFAILLLIVRLGLRVSDIRRMQLSNLNWSRKTISIIMQKTCKAIELPILDDIGWALIDYLKNGRPRTASNRIFVRHRAPFDAFGENECFQRELRRYMEAAGINIPSGVICGMHSLRSTLAKNMLEAKAPLSVISETLGHQSINTTSIYIKIDIEGLRKCALDPEEVFQ